Below is a genomic region from Spirosoma radiotolerans.
AAGTAGATTCATTAGCAAGCGCTTACCTTTTTTTAGCATCAACAAAGTCCAGTAACTCACGGTAGATGATGTTGTGTTGCCAGAATAACTGGGTTACCATCGCTATGTGTTTTTTACCGGGCAGCACCTTGTATTCATGCTTCACCTGATGGTTTAGAAGTAACTGATGAAACCGCTGTGAACTGCTGGTGATACTTGGGTAAGTACGTTCACCCGAATACATCAACATAGGGGGCGTATGGTCATTGACGTAATACATAGGCGAAACGGCGCGCCAAACGGCTGGATCTTTCCCATACGGAATCAGGTACTGCTGGTCGTTTGGATATTCCATTTTGGTCAGGTAATCGAACATATCCAGCCCGGCAGCATCGTCCAGAATGGCTCCTTTCACTGGATTTGTGGCTAAACCAAGCCGGGCAAACAGCCGATCATCAGTAGCCAGTAAAGCGGCCAGTCCACCACCCGCTGAATGGCCCATTACGAAAATACGGCCCGGATCTCCACCGAACTCGGCAATGTGTTGGCTAACCCAATGGACGGCCTGGGCACAATCATTAGCCATGGCAGGAACCAATACAGCGGGCGAAAGCTGATAATTGATAATGACCGCCACCACGCCCTGCTTCGCCAACCGGCGCCCAACAAAAGCGTAAAGATTTTTATTGCCGCTGTTCCAGTTGCCTCCGTGAATAAATACGACCACGGGCAGTTTTGTGGAAGCAGCTACCTTTCTCGGCGTGTAAACGTCCAGCAAATGGCGTTCGGCATCGACACCAGAAGCATTCATTGTCACGTAGGCTATGTCTTTGGTACGTCGGCTGGGGCGAGCGATAGCATACTCATTAATAAGTAGCAGGACAACCACGACCAGTACTAAACCCGTTGGAATCTGCCAGAGCAGTCGAAGAAGAAGCATCTTGAAAAACCTCATCAGTGAGGCCGAAAGCTAGAGGATTTTAACTAAACAATCGTTCGAAAAAGCCAGGAAGAGCGTGTGTAAGTCCGCTAAAATTAGAAAAGCCTGCGTTTCTGCAGGCTTTTGTTAGACATAAGTAAATATTCGTTAATTCTTAACTTGTACCGGTAAGTCTTCCAACTGCGCGTAGCTCAGTTTCCAGGTGCCATCATCGCCTTTCTTCCAGAGAAGGATAAAATTACCTTCGCCAAAGCCCCGTGGCTGGTTAGGAACATCCGTCAGTACATCGACTGCAAATGTACCGGCCTCATAGGCCGTATGTGTATCGGTAGCTGAACTGATAATGTTGGTCTTCAGATTGGCTAATGTGGGCAGTGTGGCCTGTACCCATTGCTTTGCCACATCCGACTTGCCTTTGTAATGAACATTGCCCTGCAGAAAATCAACATCCTCGGCCAGAAATGCCGTTATCTTATCCGCATTTTTATTATTCCAGGCATCGATAAACTGCCGGTCAAGGTCCTGAACATTAACGGCTTCGCCAGATGGTGAGCATGCGCTAAAGAACACCGAGATGAGTGCTATTCCAATGAACGATTTCATAA
It encodes:
- a CDS encoding alpha/beta hydrolase; the protein is MLLLRLLWQIPTGLVLVVVVLLLINEYAIARPSRRTKDIAYVTMNASGVDAERHLLDVYTPRKVAASTKLPVVVFIHGGNWNSGNKNLYAFVGRRLAKQGVVAVIINYQLSPAVLVPAMANDCAQAVHWVSQHIAEFGGDPGRIFVMGHSAGGGLAALLATDDRLFARLGLATNPVKGAILDDAAGLDMFDYLTKMEYPNDQQYLIPYGKDPAVWRAVSPMYYVNDHTPPMLMYSGERTYPSITSSSQRFHQLLLNHQVKHEYKVLPGKKHIAMVTQLFWQHNIIYRELLDFVDAKKR
- a CDS encoding YybH family protein: MKSFIGIALISVFFSACSPSGEAVNVQDLDRQFIDAWNNKNADKITAFLAEDVDFLQGNVHYKGKSDVAKQWVQATLPTLANLKTNIISSATDTHTAYEAGTFAVDVLTDVPNQPRGFGEGNFILLWKKGDDGTWKLSYAQLEDLPVQVKN